A window from Solanum stenotomum isolate F172 chromosome 5, ASM1918654v1, whole genome shotgun sequence encodes these proteins:
- the LOC125864708 gene encoding protein TILLER ANGLE CONTROL 1-like, translated as MKIFNWVHRKFHQKDGRKDIDELKISNEIIGHHDTQILLQDASFAHMLDIWNGGILTIGTFGFDPLMKNVQDQQSVIDIESLEEEEELEEEEYYSVENEIQECEIPFNDHEGINEELYPLIYENIGDEMIYNEDIIESNNNSSTDQTNTKMMKKERITLADLFSADSDHHHRKADRRSANKITESDIFTKKSNSSPQVKNGLSFAKKLIPRVKDEPIQKLQKLMTKVLKRKVHPDIETKLGKNNSQVKAGSMLGLSCVKHVRVESSVSLLLTDQDLTA; from the exons atgaag ATCTTCAATTGGGTGCATCGcaaatttcatcaaaaag ATGGGAGGAAAGATATTGATGAACTAAAGATTAGCAATGAAATTATTGGTCATCATGACACAcaaattcttcttcaagatGCCTCATTTGCACATATGTTAGACATTTGGAATGGAGGAATACTTACAATTGGCACATTTGGATTTGATCCACTCATGAAAAATGTTCAAGATCAACAGAGTGTCATAGACATTGAATCCctagaggaagaggaagaattagaagaagaagaatactaTTCAGTGGAAAATGAAATTCAAGAATGTGAAATTCCATTTAATGATCATGAGGGAATTAATGAAGAATTGTACCctttaatatatgaaaatattggagatgaaatgatttataatgaGGACATTATTGAGTCAAACAACAACTCATCTACTGATCAGACCAATACTAAGATgatgaaaaaagaaaggatCACTCTAGCAGATTTGTTCTCTGCTGATTCTGATCATCATCACCGTAAGGCGGATCGTCGTTCTGCAAACAAAATTACAGAGTCAGACATTTTCACTAAGAAGTCTAATTCGTCTCCACAAGTCAAAAATGGACTTTCTTTCGCCAAAAAGCTCATTCCACGTGTCAAGGACGAGCCGATCCAAAAGCTACAAAAA TTGATGACGAAAGTGTTGAAAAGGAAGGTTCATCCAGATATTGAAACCAAATTGGGCAAAAACAACAGTCAAGTGAAAGCAGGTAGCATGCTTGGTCTTTCATGCGTTAAACACGTCAGGGTTGAATCATCTGTTTCTCTTCTCCTAACTGATCAAG ATCTCACGGCCTAA